A DNA window from Vigna unguiculata cultivar IT97K-499-35 chromosome 10, ASM411807v1, whole genome shotgun sequence contains the following coding sequences:
- the LOC114166635 gene encoding auxin-binding protein ABP19a-like, giving the protein MKKITEIVFLFTILSCTSYAAVNDFCVADLKGPDSPSGYQCKPPNTVTVDDFVFSGLIAGNTTNTFNAALTSAFVTDFPGLNGLGVSAARLDIAKGGSIPMHTHPAATELLIVVEGQITAGFMTPSAVYSKTLKAGDVMVFPQGQLHFQVNSGKGKATAFLAFSSANPGAQLLDLLLFGNSLPSELIAETTFLDVAQVKKLKARFGGRG; this is encoded by the coding sequence ATGAAGAAGATAACTGAGATTGTATTCCTCTTCACTATTCTCTCATGCACTTCCTATGCTGCTGTCAATGATTTCTGTGTAGCAGACCTAAAGGGCCCTGATAGCCCTTCAGGCTATCAGTGCAAGCCACCTAACACAGTGACGGTGGATGACTTTGTGTTCTCTGGCTTGATAGCCGGAAATACCACAAACACCTTCAATGCTGCATTAACCTCTGCATTCGTCACTGATTTTCCAGGTCTCAATGGTCTTGGTGTTTCCGCAGCACGGTTAGACATAGCAAAAGGTGGATCAATCCCAATGCACACACACCCTGCTGCCACTGAACTTTTGATAGTGGTGGAAGGTCAAATCACCGCTGGTTTTATGACACCATCTGCAGTTTATTCGAAGACTCTGAAAGCAGGAGATGTTATGGTTTTCCCACAAGGACAACTTCATTTTCAAGTGAATTCTGGAAAGGGAAAAGCCACTGCGTTTCTGGCTTTCAGTAGCGCAAACCCTGGAGCACAACTTCTTGATCTCTTGTTGTTTGGTAACAGTTTACCTTCTGAGTTGATTGCAGAAACTACCTTCCTCGACGTTGCCCAAGTGAAGAAGCTTAAGGCTCGTTTTGGTGGCAGAGGCTAG
- the LOC114167467 gene encoding auxin-binding protein ABP19a-like: MINIFLLLALLSFTSDAAVNDFCVAELKGPDSPSGYHCKPPKSVTVDDFVFSGFVAGNTTNIFHAELTSTVVTDFPGLNGLGVSAARLDIAKGGAVPMHTHPAATELLIMVEGQITAGFVTPFEVYKKTLKAGDVMVFPQGLLHFQVNSGKGKASAFLAFSSANPGVQLLDLVLFGNSLSSELIAQTTFLDVAQVKKLKARFGGRG, translated from the coding sequence ATGATTAACATTTTTCTCCTCTTGGCTCTTCTATCATTCACTTCCGATGCGGCTGTCAATGATTTCTGTGTGGCAGAGTTAAAGGGCCCAGATAGCCCTTCAGGCTATCACTGCAAGCCACCGAAATCAGTGACAGTGGATGACTTTGTGTTTTCTGGCTTTGTAGCTGGAAACACCACAAACATTTTCCATGCTGAATTAACCTCTACAGTTGTCACTGATTTTCCAGGTTTGAATGGTCTCGGTGTTTCCGCAGCACGGTTAGACATAGCGAAAGGTGGAGCAGTCCCAATGCACACACACCCTGCTGCCACTGAACTTTTGATAATGGTGGAAGGTCAAATCACTGCTGGTTTTGTGACACCATTTGAAGTTTACAAGAAGACTCTGAAAGCAGGAGATGTTATGGTTTTCCCACAAGGACTACTGCATTTTCAGGTGAATTCTGGAAAAGGAAAAGCCAGTGCTTTTCTGGCTTTCAGTAGCGCAAACCCTGGAGTACAATTACTTGACCTTGTATTGTTTGGTAACAGCTTATCTTCTGAATTGATTGCACAAACTACCTTCCTTGACGTTGCCCAAGTGAAGAAGCTTAAGGCACGTTTCGGTGGCAGAGGCTAG